One Cucurbita pepo subsp. pepo cultivar mu-cu-16 chromosome LG09, ASM280686v2, whole genome shotgun sequence DNA window includes the following coding sequences:
- the LOC111802118 gene encoding LOW QUALITY PROTEIN: berberine bridge enzyme-like 18 (The sequence of the model RefSeq protein was modified relative to this genomic sequence to represent the inferred CDS: inserted 1 base in 1 codon; substituted 1 base at 1 genomic stop codon): MSNLAMNSSPLLPLSLTLLVLCSCSSWVSANFAKPHENFLQCLSHYSQDASSISDVLYTPFNSSYSNVLNFTLRNLRFSTPHTPKPLLIITPLHVSHIQAAVLCSKSHGLQIRTRSGGHDFEGLSYVASLPFIIVDLINLNSISIDVESKTAWVQSGATLGELYYRIAEKSRTLAFPAGICPTVGVGGHLSGGGFGMLLRKYGLAADNVIDAQLVDANGKFVNRKLMGEDLFWAIRGGGGGSFGIVVAWKVKLVPVPASVTLCMANKTLEDGATKLIHQWQYVAHKLESDVFLGILVGGGKFMRQGGKINPLALFFSLYLGKADELLTILNTTFPELGMSKKDCKEMSWVETALIMATGRQLGSKLEDLLSKETPVNGSTKIKSDYIKEPIPMAAIEGIWERLRYEDIEIPQHIFVPYGGKMGQIPEFESPYSHRGEYLYKIGYGVNWAEQGIDAEKRHMDWIRELHSYMTPFVSKSPRATYLNYRDLDIGSNNKYGRTSYEQASIWGYKYFGKENFDRLVHVKTKVDPYDFFRHEQSIPTLSSKQLLLLSVIXFXYMCLNYASNPICV; the protein is encoded by the exons atgtcaaatttagCCATGAATTCTTCTCCATTACTCCCTCTTTCTCTTACCCTTCTTGTtttatgttcatgttcatcatGGGTTTCGGCCAATTTTGCCAAACCCCATGAAAATTTCCTCCAATGTCTCTCCCATTATTCTCAAGATGCCTCCTCCATTTCAGACGTCCTTTACACTCCCTTCAATTCCTCATATTCTAATGTCTTGAATTTCACCCTTAGAAACCTTAGATTCTCAACCCCTCATACCCCAAAGCCACTCCTCATCATAACACCATTACATGTTTCCCACATTCAAGCAGCCGTCCTTTGTTCCAAATCCCACGGCCTTCAAATCCGAACACGAAGCGGCGGCCATGATTTCGAGGGTCTTTCTTACGTCGCATCGTTACCCTTCATTATCGTTGACCTAATTAACCTAAACTCGATCTCTATCGATGTCGAAAGTAAGACGGCGTGGGTTCAGTCCGGTGCTACTCTTGGTGAGCTTTACTATAGGATTGCTGAGAAAAGTCGGACCTTGGCCTTTCCAGCTGGGATTTGTCCGACCGTTGGGGTTGGTGGACACTTAAGtggtggtgggtttgggatgTTGCTAAGGAAATATGGTCTTGCGGCTGATAATGTAATAGACGCTCAATTGGTTGATGCAAATGGGAAGTTTGTTAATAGAAAGTTGATGGGAGAAGATTTGTTTTGGGCCATTagaggcggcggcggagggaGCTTTGGAATAGTGGTGGCTTGGAAGGTGAAGTTGGTTCCGGTTCCGGCGAGTGTGACACTATGCATGGCTAATAAAACCTTGGAGGATGGTGCGACCAAGCTCATTCATCAATGGCAATATGTGGCTCACAAATTGGAAAGTGATGTATTTCTTGGCATTCTTGTAGGAG GAGGAAAGTTTATGAGACAAGGAGGCAAGATAAACCCATTAGCTCTATTCTTCTCATTGTATCTTGGCAAGGCAGACGAGCTTttaacaatcctcaacacgaCATTCCCTGAACTGGGTATGTCAAAGAAAGACTGCAAGGAAATGAGTTGGGTCGAAACCGCACTCATCATGGCCACCGGGCGTCAACTAGGGAGCAAGCTAGAAGATCTACTAAGTAAGGAAACACCCGTCAATGGAAGCACCAAAATCAAATCGGACTACATCAAGGAGCCCATTCCCATGGCTGCAATCGAGGGCATATGGGAAAGATTACGATATGAAGACATAGAAATACCACAACATATATTTGTTCCTTATGGAGGGAAAATGGGTCAAATTCCAGAGTTCGAATCTCCATATTCACATAGAGGTGAgtatttatacaaaattggTTACGGTGTTAATTGGGCAGAACAAGGTATTGATGCAGAGAAAAGGCACATGGATTGGATACGAGAGCTTCATAGTTACATGACTCCTTTCGTTTCAAAGTCACCTAGAGCGACGTATCTCAATTATAGAGACCTTGATATTGGATCAAACAACAAGTATGGAAGAACAAGCTATGAACAAGCTAGCATTTGGGGTTACAAGTATTTTGGGAAAGAGAATTTTGATAGATTGGTTCATGTTAAGACCAAAGTTGATCCTTATGACTTCTTTAGACATGAGCAAAGTATCCCTACTCTCTCATCCAAACAGTTGTTACTCTTAAGTGTTATATGAT GATATATGTGTTTAAACTATGCCTCAAACCCTATTTGTGTGTAG